Proteins encoded within one genomic window of Streptomyces sp. NBC_01314:
- a CDS encoding ABC transporter permease gives MAAASVLSRARRVSWITPRGELLTPPRMTATAVRLFVQVCLVVYLWRGLYAHTDSSSGLNETQAVGYAVLAVLANRIRGLDRRAGRDTVIQHLHFGTIVYWYLRPMKPQRYYALRALGDQLYGFGWVLAGYVLSLAVGIVAPPASASVAGAFALSMLLGQLVLYYVMMLVDLLCFWTLRNEAALMILVFAQNLLSGVYAPLWYFPDWFITLSAFLPFQATLGVPLSIYVGRIGLGDAGGQMAIQAVWIVLLALLTRRLWDRAGRRVVAQGG, from the coding sequence ATGGCCGCCGCTTCCGTCCTCTCCCGTGCACGCCGCGTCTCCTGGATCACCCCCCGGGGCGAGCTGCTCACCCCGCCCCGGATGACCGCCACCGCCGTACGGCTGTTCGTCCAGGTGTGCCTGGTCGTCTACCTCTGGCGCGGCCTGTACGCGCACACCGACTCCAGTTCCGGGCTGAACGAGACCCAGGCCGTCGGCTACGCCGTACTCGCCGTGCTCGCGAACCGCATCCGCGGCCTCGACCGGCGCGCGGGCCGTGACACGGTGATCCAGCATCTGCACTTCGGGACGATCGTCTACTGGTACCTGCGGCCGATGAAGCCCCAGCGCTACTACGCGCTGCGCGCCCTCGGCGACCAGCTGTACGGCTTCGGCTGGGTGCTCGCCGGATACGTGCTGTCGCTCGCCGTCGGAATCGTCGCCCCGCCCGCCTCCGCCTCGGTGGCCGGGGCCTTCGCGCTGAGCATGCTGCTCGGCCAACTGGTCCTGTACTACGTGATGATGCTGGTCGACCTGCTGTGCTTCTGGACGCTGCGCAACGAGGCGGCGCTGATGATCCTCGTCTTCGCGCAGAACCTGCTCTCCGGTGTGTACGCCCCGCTCTGGTACTTCCCGGACTGGTTCATCACGCTCAGCGCGTTCCTGCCGTTCCAGGCGACCCTCGGTGTGCCGCTCTCCATCTACGTCGGGCGGATCGGCCTCGGCGACGCCGGCGGGCAGATGGCGATCCAGGCCGTCTGGATCGTGCTGCTCGCGCTGCTCACCCGCCGGCTCTGGGACCGGGCCGGCCGACGCGTCGTGGCCCAGGGAGGATGA
- a CDS encoding TetR/AcrR family transcriptional regulator, giving the protein MAPEKPVRKQQQEGFQSVWTRPRTGREQPALSREHIVAEALRLLDEEGIDALSMRKLGGRLGAGATSLYRHVANKEELLELAVDEIYGEIEAPAASGQANWRADMASCAHSLRATILRHPWLASVLGELGMSYLGPNWMRISEAMLKLLTTAGFPADETDRALSTLVAYVTGMATSEAAWLNVLARSGQDERTMVERLWPAAEKAAQDYPLLREGYAEQRGADPRAAREEGFRYGLDRVLDGLETRLR; this is encoded by the coding sequence ATGGCACCCGAGAAGCCGGTCAGGAAGCAGCAGCAGGAGGGGTTTCAGTCCGTGTGGACGCGGCCCCGGACCGGGCGGGAGCAGCCCGCGCTGAGCCGGGAGCACATCGTGGCCGAGGCGCTGCGGCTGCTCGACGAGGAGGGCATCGACGCGCTGAGCATGCGCAAGCTCGGCGGCAGACTGGGCGCCGGCGCGACCTCGCTGTACCGCCATGTCGCCAACAAGGAGGAGCTGCTGGAACTGGCCGTCGACGAGATCTACGGCGAGATCGAGGCCCCGGCCGCCTCCGGCCAGGCGAACTGGCGTGCCGACATGGCCAGTTGCGCCCACAGCCTGCGCGCCACGATCCTGCGCCACCCATGGCTGGCCTCCGTGCTCGGCGAGCTGGGCATGTCCTACCTCGGCCCGAACTGGATGCGGATCTCCGAGGCCATGCTGAAGCTGCTGACCACCGCCGGGTTCCCGGCCGACGAGACCGACCGGGCGCTCTCGACGCTCGTCGCGTACGTCACCGGCATGGCCACCAGCGAGGCCGCCTGGCTCAACGTCCTCGCCCGCAGCGGTCAGGACGAGCGGACCATGGTCGAACGGCTGTGGCCGGCCGCCGAGAAGGCCGCCCAGGACTACCCGCTGCTGCGCGAGGGCTACGCCGAACAGCGCGGGGCGGATCCGCGGGCCGCCCGGGAGGAAGGCTTCCGGTACGGGCTCGACCGGGTGCTGGACGGGTTGGAGACGCGGCTGAGGTGA
- a CDS encoding ABC transporter permease, with protein sequence MTTAPNPAPAPGSVPAPSPSPPATEPSRPPHGTAHAWRVVWRITKLNFKARLEYRGEFLMGVAVGAIWQVSIVVFASVLLTRFPGLGGWSSSDVLLIASMRMLAHGLYVLFLGRVQYMNNLVQEGIVEPCLIRPMPVYRQIQLTFFPVNAIGDLVVAAGLFVAALQRSSLDWTAGRIAYVLAGVLGGMLVEAALFTALAAAAFHFPATSYWSQWLEELMGTFGSYPLSILPKAASAAFTFVVPLAFIAYFPAGVLTGHGDAMGVPEALAVASPFIGLTAFVLSRLLWNWSLSKYTGVNG encoded by the coding sequence ATGACGACCGCACCGAACCCAGCACCGGCACCAGGATCCGTCCCTGCCCCATCCCCATCCCCACCCGCCACCGAACCGTCCCGTCCGCCGCATGGCACCGCGCACGCCTGGCGCGTCGTCTGGCGGATCACCAAGCTCAACTTCAAGGCCCGGCTGGAGTACCGGGGCGAGTTCCTGATGGGGGTCGCCGTGGGGGCGATCTGGCAGGTCTCCATCGTCGTCTTCGCCTCGGTGCTGCTCACCCGGTTCCCCGGACTCGGCGGCTGGTCCAGCTCCGACGTGCTGCTCATCGCCAGCATGCGCATGCTGGCCCACGGGCTGTACGTGCTGTTCCTCGGCCGCGTCCAGTACATGAACAACCTCGTCCAGGAGGGGATCGTCGAGCCCTGCCTGATCCGCCCGATGCCGGTCTACCGGCAGATCCAGCTGACCTTCTTCCCGGTCAACGCCATCGGCGACCTGGTCGTCGCGGCCGGTCTGTTCGTCGCCGCCCTGCAGCGCAGCTCCCTCGACTGGACGGCGGGCCGGATCGCGTACGTGCTGGCGGGTGTGCTCGGCGGCATGCTGGTCGAGGCGGCGCTCTTCACGGCCCTGGCCGCCGCCGCGTTCCACTTCCCCGCCACGTCGTACTGGAGCCAGTGGCTGGAGGAGCTGATGGGGACCTTCGGCAGCTACCCCCTCAGCATCCTCCCGAAGGCCGCGTCCGCCGCGTTCACCTTCGTCGTACCGCTCGCCTTCATCGCGTACTTCCCGGCCGGGGTACTGACCGGCCACGGCGACGCGATGGGCGTGCCGGAGGCGCTCGCCGTGGCCTCACCCTTCATCGGCCTCACCGCCTTCGTCCTGTCGCGGCTGCTGTGGAACTGGAGCCTGAGCAAGTACACGGGCGTCAACGGGTAA
- a CDS encoding ATP-binding cassette domain-containing protein, translating to MSAVIEARGLSKVFQTTVRRPGFVGALTSLVSPRRVAKVAVQDVEFSVGKGELLALLGPNGAGKSTTIKMLTGILTPTSGEALVAGVVPHRDRERNAHNIGAVFGQRTQLWWDLPARESFEILRDIYGVPESQFRHRIEEFDGLLELSEFWDTRVRHLSLGQRVRCDLAASLLHDPPVVFLDEPTIGMDVVVKEQVRRFLRHQVEERDRTVLLTTHDMTEVERLAERVVLINHGRIVLDGSLQEIRRRFGGTWQVRATLADPADVEAVEEIERGERAGAPGVTGATGVPAPLPGFAGIGVLRREGPQVVFGPVGEDAPSVHEALKVIIGRFRVADLALEENDLEDVMRAAYLSDVPPIDPPAQEPDTAAAASASAPASASASQGG from the coding sequence TTGTCTGCGGTGATCGAGGCGCGCGGACTGTCCAAGGTGTTCCAGACGACCGTACGGCGGCCCGGCTTCGTGGGCGCGCTCACCTCGCTCGTCAGCCCGCGGCGCGTGGCCAAGGTCGCGGTGCAGGACGTCGAATTCAGTGTGGGCAAGGGGGAGTTACTCGCCCTGCTCGGTCCCAACGGGGCCGGGAAGTCCACCACCATCAAGATGCTCACCGGCATTCTGACGCCCACCTCCGGCGAGGCACTCGTCGCCGGGGTCGTTCCGCACCGGGACCGGGAGCGCAACGCCCACAACATCGGAGCCGTGTTCGGGCAGCGGACGCAGTTGTGGTGGGATCTGCCCGCCCGGGAGTCGTTCGAGATCCTGCGGGACATCTACGGGGTGCCCGAGTCGCAATTCCGGCACCGTATAGAGGAGTTCGACGGGTTGCTCGAACTCTCCGAGTTCTGGGACACCCGTGTCCGGCATCTGTCGCTCGGGCAGCGGGTGCGCTGCGATCTCGCGGCCTCGCTGCTGCACGACCCGCCCGTCGTCTTCCTGGACGAGCCCACCATCGGCATGGACGTGGTGGTGAAGGAGCAGGTACGGCGGTTCCTGCGGCACCAGGTCGAGGAGCGCGACCGTACCGTCCTGCTCACCACGCACGACATGACCGAGGTGGAACGGCTCGCCGAACGCGTCGTGCTGATCAACCACGGCCGGATCGTCCTCGACGGCTCGCTCCAGGAGATCCGGCGGCGCTTCGGCGGCACCTGGCAGGTCCGGGCCACACTCGCCGACCCGGCCGACGTCGAGGCGGTCGAGGAGATCGAGCGCGGTGAGAGGGCGGGAGCGCCGGGAGTCACTGGAGCGACGGGAGTCCCTGCGCCGCTGCCCGGGTTCGCCGGTATCGGTGTGCTGCGGCGCGAAGGGCCACAGGTCGTGTTCGGGCCGGTCGGCGAGGACGCGCCCAGCGTGCACGAGGCGCTCAAGGTGATCATCGGACGGTTCCGGGTCGCCGACCTGGCGCTGGAGGAGAACGACCTCGAGGACGTCATGCGCGCGGCCTACCTCAGCGACGTACCACCGATCGACCCACCGGCCCAGGAGCCGGACACGGCGGCCGCCGCATCCGCATCCGCCCCTGCCTCCGCCTCCGCCTCCCAGGGCGGCTGA